A window of Pseudophryne corroboree isolate aPseCor3 chromosome 12, aPseCor3.hap2, whole genome shotgun sequence contains these coding sequences:
- the VCPKMT gene encoding protein N-lysine methyltransferase METTL21D, with amino-acid sequence MAEAAGIFIRCVERRDGSVLEIRQLSSGDVGCVVWDAAIVLSKFLERRECTEPGSLRGRSALELGSGTGIVGIMAATLGADVTVTDLEELQELMKSNIDSNSHLITGSCQAKVLKWGEVSDSFPTLDYILMADCIYYEESLKPLLKTLKDLAGHETCIFCCYEERMTGKNPEIERKFFELLKTDFEYEEVSIEKHDEEYRSEDIHILQVYRKK; translated from the exons ATGGCGGAAGCGGCCGGGATATTCATCAGGTGTGTGGAGCGCCGGGACGGGTCCGTGCTGGAGATTCGGCAGCTGAGTTCCGGTGATGTGGGATGCGTGGTTTGGGACGCCGCCATCGTCTTATCCAAGTTCCTGGAGCGCCGGGAGTGTACGGAACCGGGCTCGCTGAGAGGGCGATCCGCGCTGGAGCTGGGCTCCGGCACCGGCATTGTGGGCATCATGGCCGCCACCCTGGG GGCAGATGTTACTGTGACTGATCTAGAAGAACTGCAAGAACTGATGAAATCAAACATTGATAGTAACTCTCATCTGATCACTGGATCTTGCCAAGCGAAGGTATTAAAATG GGGAGAAGTGTCTGATTCCTTCCCCACACTTGACTACATACTGATGGCTGACTGCATCTACTATGAGGAG TCCCTGAAACCATTGCTGAAGACTCTCAAGGACCTCGCCGGGCACGAGACCTGTATTTTCTGCTGCTATGAGGAAAGAATGACTGGTAAAAATCCAGAGATTGAAAGGAAGTTTTTTGAG CTTCTAAAAACTGACTTTGAGTATGAAGAAGTGTCCATTGAAAAACACGATGAAGAATATAGGAGTGAAGACATTCATATTCTACAAGTTTACAGGAAAAAATAA